In Chitinivorax sp. PXF-14, the following proteins share a genomic window:
- the plsB gene encoding glycerol-3-phosphate 1-O-acyltransferase PlsB: protein MLKILGLDRALSLLSRKLLYVWVRTQTLPQDLSTLNLDPNKPVCYVLQTRQLSNLLVLETETQRLGLPRALSRLKSLDVREDRSFFFLTRGDTAGPMRRNRFAYSPRLKRLTQAVAANLQLDVQLVPVTILWGRQPQKEDSLLKILFTDSWATPGVLKQFFRVLIHGRRTLVRFEEPISLRAVVDEGQAEDLTLRKIARVLRVHFRRQREMAIGPDLSHRRTQVNALLEADPVKQAIEQEMRDKSLAMTKVEDSARRYAMEIAADYSYPTVRALEKFLNWLWTRLYDGVKVYRMNELTDVAPGQEVIYVPTHRSHIDYLLMSYVIFTQGMMVPHIAAGANLNLPVIGGILRRGGAFFLRRTFKGNHLYAAVFNEYLHMMIQKGYPIEYFIEGGRSRTGRMLQPKGGMLAMTLQSYLRDHRRPIVFMPIYFGYEKVMEGGTYVAELSGKPKEKESIWGVIKTVRDIEKVFGEVHVNFGQPIVLSEVLDEVEPGWREAGSHPDPKSPWFTKTVDTLANRIVTRSNSAAVVNPISLLALALLSTPKQAADEDLLVEFLDALKRLLTVAPYSDRVELTSLSGRELIAYGEKMKVLRRLEHPLGNLVQLLPEQALQMTYFRNNVQHLYTLPGMIACFLTADNALERERIVELIGNIYPFLKAELFLHWKADELPAVVNAMIDALLDTGLLAARSDNNTIKAPNRNSAEYMQLEILARSVRQAMERYYIAISLLTRQGSGKISASQLEELCSLFAQRLAILHEHSAPEYFDRAVFKSFISTLKRIGLLSDDESGQLVFDRRIQAAANEAQFVLPHDVRQTVQQLTRLDADEIRRAIADFRAKAAEKSAKKK, encoded by the coding sequence ATGCTAAAAATTCTCGGTCTCGATCGTGCGCTGAGCCTGCTGTCGCGCAAGCTGTTGTATGTCTGGGTGCGTACCCAGACCTTGCCGCAGGACCTGTCGACCCTCAATCTCGACCCGAACAAGCCGGTCTGCTACGTGTTGCAGACGCGGCAGCTTTCCAACCTGCTGGTGCTGGAAACCGAAACCCAGCGACTCGGCCTGCCGCGCGCGTTGAGCCGGCTCAAGAGCCTCGACGTGCGCGAGGACCGTTCCTTCTTCTTCCTGACCCGTGGCGACACCGCCGGGCCGATGCGGCGCAACCGTTTTGCCTATTCGCCACGGCTGAAGCGGCTGACGCAGGCAGTCGCGGCAAATCTGCAGCTCGACGTGCAGCTGGTGCCGGTCACCATTCTATGGGGGCGCCAGCCGCAGAAGGAAGACTCGCTGCTGAAGATTCTGTTCACCGATAGCTGGGCTACGCCGGGCGTGCTCAAGCAGTTCTTCCGCGTGCTGATTCATGGCCGCCGCACTCTGGTGCGCTTCGAAGAGCCGATCAGCCTGCGTGCGGTCGTGGATGAAGGCCAAGCCGAGGACCTGACGCTGCGCAAGATCGCACGCGTGCTGCGCGTGCATTTCCGCCGCCAGCGCGAGATGGCGATCGGCCCCGACCTGTCGCACCGCCGCACCCAGGTCAATGCGCTGCTCGAGGCTGACCCGGTGAAGCAGGCCATCGAGCAGGAGATGCGCGACAAGAGTCTGGCCATGACCAAGGTCGAGGACTCGGCGCGCCGCTATGCGATGGAGATCGCGGCCGACTACTCCTACCCCACCGTGCGCGCGCTGGAGAAGTTCCTCAACTGGCTGTGGACGCGCCTCTACGACGGCGTGAAGGTCTACCGCATGAACGAGCTGACCGATGTCGCGCCGGGCCAGGAGGTGATCTACGTCCCCACGCACCGCAGCCATATCGATTACCTGCTGATGTCCTACGTGATCTTCACCCAGGGCATGATGGTGCCGCACATCGCTGCCGGCGCGAACCTCAACCTGCCGGTGATCGGCGGCATCCTGCGTCGCGGCGGGGCATTCTTCCTGCGCCGCACCTTCAAGGGCAATCATCTGTATGCGGCGGTATTCAACGAATACCTGCACATGATGATCCAGAAGGGCTACCCGATCGAATACTTCATCGAGGGCGGCCGCAGCCGCACCGGCCGCATGCTGCAGCCCAAGGGCGGCATGCTGGCGATGACACTGCAGAGCTATCTGCGCGACCACCGGCGCCCGATCGTGTTCATGCCGATCTACTTCGGCTACGAAAAGGTGATGGAGGGCGGCACCTATGTCGCCGAGCTGTCGGGCAAGCCCAAGGAGAAGGAGTCGATCTGGGGCGTGATCAAGACCGTGCGCGACATCGAGAAGGTGTTCGGCGAGGTGCACGTCAACTTCGGTCAGCCCATCGTGCTGAGCGAGGTGCTCGACGAGGTCGAGCCGGGTTGGCGCGAGGCGGGCTCGCACCCCGACCCGAAATCGCCATGGTTCACCAAGACGGTCGATACGCTCGCCAACCGTATCGTCACGCGCAGCAACAGCGCGGCCGTGGTCAACCCGATCAGCCTGCTGGCGCTGGCGTTGCTGTCGACGCCCAAACAGGCTGCGGATGAAGACCTGCTGGTGGAGTTCCTCGATGCACTGAAGCGGCTGCTGACGGTGGCGCCCTACTCCGACCGGGTCGAGCTGACGTCGCTGTCGGGGCGCGAGCTGATCGCCTATGGCGAGAAGATGAAGGTATTGCGCCGGCTCGAACACCCGCTCGGCAATCTGGTGCAGTTGCTGCCCGAGCAGGCGCTGCAGATGACCTACTTCCGCAACAATGTGCAGCACCTGTACACGTTGCCGGGCATGATCGCCTGCTTCCTCACGGCCGATAACGCGCTCGAACGCGAGCGCATCGTCGAGCTGATCGGCAACATCTACCCCTTCCTCAAGGCCGAGCTGTTCCTGCACTGGAAGGCCGACGAGCTGCCGGCGGTGGTCAACGCCATGATCGATGCGCTGCTGGATACCGGCCTGCTCGCCGCGCGCAGCGACAACAACACGATCAAGGCGCCCAATCGCAACAGCGCCGAATACATGCAGCTGGAAATCCTCGCGCGCTCGGTGCGCCAGGCGATGGAGCGCTACTACATCGCCATCTCGCTGCTGACGCGGCAGGGCTCGGGCAAGATCTCCGCGAGCCAGCTCGAGGAACTGTGCTCGCTGTTCGCGCAGCGGCTCGCCATCCTGCACGAGCACTCGGCGCCCGAGTATTTCGACCGCGCGGTGTTCAAGTCCTTCATCTCGACCTTGAAGCGCATCGGCCTGCTCAGCGACGACGAATCCGGCCAGCTGGTGTTCGACCGGCGCATCCAGGCGGCAGCCAACGAGGCGCAGTTCGTGCTGCCGCACGACGTACGGCAAACCGTGCAGCAGCTGACCCGGCTCGATGCCGACGAAATCCGCCGCGCGATCGCGGATTTCCGCGCCAAGGCGGCCGAGAAGAGCGCCAAGAAGAAGTAA
- a CDS encoding sulfite oxidase heme-binding subunit YedZ has product MLPSQLSPARFKRLKTALFVACLYPLARLLVLGATHGLGANPIEFITRSTGTWTLVGLLLTLAITPLRRLTGMNWLLRLRRMLGLYAFFYACLHLTTYLWLDQFFDVAAILKDIAKRPFITVGFSAWLLLLPLAVTSTNAMMKRLGRRWGLLHRAVYLIAPLAVVHYWWLVKKDVTQPALYAAVLVVLLGYRLWCWARARLRERWPAPAATQMH; this is encoded by the coding sequence ATGCTGCCCTCGCAACTCTCCCCTGCCCGCTTCAAACGGCTCAAGACGGCGCTGTTCGTGGCCTGCCTCTACCCGCTTGCACGCCTGCTCGTGCTTGGCGCCACGCATGGCCTCGGTGCCAATCCGATCGAATTCATCACGCGCTCGACCGGCACCTGGACACTCGTCGGCCTGCTGCTGACGCTTGCCATCACCCCGCTGCGCCGGCTGACGGGCATGAACTGGCTGCTCAGGCTGCGCCGCATGCTCGGGCTGTATGCCTTCTTCTACGCCTGCCTGCATCTGACGACCTATCTGTGGCTCGACCAGTTCTTCGATGTCGCCGCCATCCTCAAGGACATCGCCAAGCGCCCGTTCATCACCGTCGGTTTCAGCGCCTGGCTGTTACTGCTGCCGCTGGCCGTGACCTCGACCAACGCCATGATGAAGCGCCTGGGCCGCCGCTGGGGCTTGCTGCACCGCGCGGTCTACCTGATCGCGCCACTCGCGGTCGTGCATTACTGGTGGCTGGTGAAGAAGGATGTCACGCAGCCCGCGCTATACGCTGCGGTGCTCGTCGTCCTGCTCGGCTACCGGCTGTGGTGCTGGGCGCGGGCGCGGCTGCGCGAGCGCTGGCCGGCGCCGGCCGCGACGCAGATGCATTAG
- a CDS encoding substrate-binding periplasmic protein yields MALPASGSVAAQELVLTTEPLPPYNIVSETGREISGLVGDKIVEMMRRAAISYAVEPSSWQRAFKLAQSRPDTCVFGTARTPEREARFQWVGPLASTDWTIFTRRDNRLTSASLEELKPYVIGGYRADILADYLDQHGYRVAHSGADEISLRNMLLGRIDYWASNRAAATALALKLGVQDRLRALLTFGHSSLYLACHPGVPEDMVARLQQALKAMENDGTVKKIDTQYQRQLDSPLR; encoded by the coding sequence ATGGCGTTGCCGGCATCTGGCTCGGTGGCGGCGCAGGAGCTGGTACTGACGACCGAGCCCCTGCCGCCCTACAACATCGTGTCGGAAACGGGCAGGGAGATCAGCGGCTTGGTCGGCGACAAGATCGTGGAGATGATGCGCCGCGCCGCCATCAGCTACGCCGTCGAGCCCTCCAGCTGGCAGCGCGCATTCAAGCTCGCGCAGAGCCGGCCCGACACCTGCGTATTCGGTACGGCGCGCACCCCCGAGCGCGAGGCGCGCTTCCAGTGGGTCGGCCCGCTCGCATCGACCGACTGGACCATCTTCACGCGCCGGGACAATAGGCTGACCTCCGCCAGCCTGGAAGAACTCAAGCCCTATGTCATCGGCGGCTACCGCGCCGACATCCTGGCCGACTACCTGGACCAGCACGGCTATCGCGTCGCCCACTCCGGCGCCGACGAAATCAGTCTCAGGAACATGCTGCTCGGCCGCATCGACTACTGGGCATCGAACCGCGCCGCGGCAACCGCCCTGGCGTTGAAACTCGGCGTGCAGGACAGGCTCAGGGCGCTGCTCACCTTCGGCCACAGCAGCCTGTACCTGGCCTGCCACCCCGGTGTGCCGGAAGACATGGTGGCGCGCCTGCAGCAGGCGCTCAAGGCCATGGAAAACGATGGCACGGTCAAGAAGATCGACACGCAATACCAACGCCAGCTCGACAGCCCGCTCCGTTGA
- a CDS encoding response regulator — translation MRLFLAEDDEILADALKTGLARSGFEVEHCADGAEAERRLVNGDHAAAILDIGLPTVDGLTVLRRVRILKPTLPILLLTALDGLDNRVSGLDAGADDYLTKPFEFVELEARLRAVLRRSHLLPPSAQQLGPLRLDRAAQRVWCDETPLDLSARELAVLDVLISQRDRVVTKEQIAGEFGSTGGEVGTNAVEVYVHRLRKKLEPYNVGIRTVRGLGYLLEVDAD, via the coding sequence ATGCGCCTGTTCCTCGCCGAAGACGACGAAATTCTTGCCGATGCGCTCAAGACCGGGCTGGCCCGCAGCGGTTTCGAGGTCGAGCATTGCGCCGACGGCGCCGAGGCCGAGCGGCGCCTCGTTAATGGCGACCATGCGGCGGCCATTCTCGACATCGGCCTGCCGACCGTCGACGGGCTCACCGTGCTGCGGCGTGTGCGCATTCTCAAGCCGACGCTGCCCATCCTGCTGCTGACGGCGCTCGATGGGCTCGACAACCGCGTATCCGGGCTCGATGCCGGCGCCGACGATTACCTGACCAAGCCATTCGAGTTTGTCGAGCTCGAAGCCCGCCTGCGCGCGGTGTTGCGCCGTTCGCACCTGTTGCCGCCGTCGGCCCAGCAGCTCGGCCCGCTGCGGCTTGACCGCGCGGCCCAGCGCGTGTGGTGCGACGAAACGCCGCTCGATCTGTCGGCGCGCGAGCTTGCCGTGCTCGATGTGCTGATCTCGCAGCGCGACCGCGTGGTGACCAAGGAGCAGATCGCGGGCGAGTTCGGCTCCACCGGCGGCGAGGTGGGCACCAATGCCGTCGAGGTGTATGTGCATCGCCTGCGCAAGAAGCTCGAACCCTACAACGTCGGCATCCGCACCGTGCGTGGCCTGGGCTATCTGCTCGAAGTCGATGCCGACTGA
- a CDS encoding sensor histidine kinase — protein sequence MPTEPAPRKPQRLSLRRQLLLWLLLPQLVLWLAAIFVAYTVALRYANIAIDQSLLQSSRALARQVKPLGNGLFIDFPKAAQQILEEEPEDRVYYKVSTPPGQFILGNNNLPPPPRSDKPELNHPYYYDGRFNGSKIRIAALYLSIGTPAMPQTMLVQVAKGIAVRERLAHDILVDTILPLSLLMLLTSVLVWGGVSHGLSPLRKLRRQVENRSALNLAPIEIESAPAEVRALAGAVNTLLEAVTHNIAYQRRFIADAAHQLRTPLAGLKSQTELALNESDAQSLKARLQLVHTSAARTVHMVNQLLTLARAEPDQQNAMPTEPIDLARLVRDIVAEAAPRVLQKGLELACYADVSPQQISGNSTLLREMLLNLIDNATRYAGKGCTIVVRVLAGRSHTTLEVEDDGPGIPEADKDKVFDRFYRGSQGGEGCGLGLPIVREIAHRHGAEVRLRDARPHGLVVSLRFVLEPV from the coding sequence ATGCCGACTGAGCCCGCACCCCGCAAGCCCCAGCGCCTGTCGCTGCGGCGCCAGCTGCTGCTGTGGCTGTTGTTGCCGCAGCTGGTGCTGTGGCTCGCGGCGATCTTCGTCGCTTATACCGTGGCCTTGCGCTACGCCAATATCGCCATCGACCAGAGCCTGCTGCAATCGAGCCGGGCGCTGGCGCGGCAGGTCAAACCGCTCGGCAACGGGCTGTTCATCGATTTCCCCAAGGCAGCGCAGCAGATTCTCGAAGAAGAGCCCGAGGATCGGGTCTATTACAAGGTCAGCACGCCACCGGGCCAGTTCATCCTCGGCAACAACAACCTGCCGCCGCCGCCGCGCAGCGACAAGCCGGAGCTGAACCACCCCTACTACTACGACGGCCGCTTCAACGGCAGCAAGATCCGCATTGCCGCGCTCTACCTGTCCATCGGTACGCCGGCGATGCCGCAGACCATGCTGGTGCAGGTGGCCAAGGGCATTGCCGTGCGCGAGCGGCTGGCGCACGACATCCTGGTCGACACGATCCTGCCGCTGTCGCTCCTGATGCTGCTGACCAGCGTGCTGGTGTGGGGCGGCGTCAGCCATGGCCTGTCGCCACTGCGCAAACTGCGGCGGCAGGTGGAGAACCGCAGCGCGCTGAACCTCGCGCCGATCGAGATCGAGAGCGCACCGGCCGAGGTACGGGCACTGGCCGGCGCGGTGAACACCCTGCTCGAAGCCGTCACCCACAATATCGCCTACCAGCGTCGCTTCATTGCCGATGCCGCGCACCAGCTGCGCACGCCGCTGGCGGGGCTCAAGTCGCAGACCGAGCTGGCGCTCAACGAATCCGATGCGCAGTCGCTCAAGGCCCGCCTGCAGCTCGTGCATACCAGCGCGGCGCGTACCGTGCACATGGTCAACCAGCTGCTGACGCTGGCGCGTGCCGAGCCCGACCAGCAAAACGCGATGCCGACCGAGCCGATCGACCTCGCCCGCCTGGTGCGCGACATCGTCGCCGAAGCCGCGCCGCGCGTGCTGCAGAAGGGGCTGGAGCTGGCCTGTTATGCCGATGTGAGCCCGCAGCAGATTTCGGGCAATTCCACGCTGTTGCGCGAGATGCTGCTCAACCTGATCGACAACGCCACCCGCTATGCCGGCAAGGGCTGCACCATCGTCGTGCGGGTGCTGGCCGGACGCAGCCATACCACGCTCGAAGTCGAGGACGACGGCCCGGGCATCCCCGAGGCCGACAAGGACAAGGTGTTTGATCGCTTCTATCGCGGCAGCCAGGGCGGCGAAGGCTGCGGCCTGGGCCTGCCGATCGTGCGCGAGATCGCGCACCGGCACGGCGCCGAGGTCAGGCTGCGCGATGCCCGGCCGCATGGCCTCGTCGTGTCGCTGCGCTTTGTGCTCGAGCCCGTCTGA
- the msrP gene encoding protein-methionine-sulfoxide reductase catalytic subunit MsrP — protein sequence MLIKPASDIAPSNITDKTLYLNRRQFMQGAGALALAASGLHSEAAAAPRLAARRSPLSVAGAANTRDEITGYNNFYEFGTDKADPAANAGRLVTRPWAVQIDGEVLKPRTFDIDELLKLAPLEERIYRLRCVEGWSMVIPWIGYSLSEVLKRVEPTGKAKYVEFTTLRRPEQMIGQRGAVLDWPYVEGLRIDEAMHPLTLVTLGLYGELLPNQNGAPVRIAVPWKYGFKSAKSIVRIRLVEKPPVSSWMRANPSEYGFYSNVNPQVDHPRWSQASERRIGEFFKRKTLMFNGYADQVASMYTGMDLRKYF from the coding sequence ATGCTCATCAAACCCGCCTCGGACATCGCGCCGAGCAACATCACCGACAAGACGCTCTACCTGAACCGTCGCCAGTTCATGCAAGGCGCCGGCGCACTCGCACTCGCCGCCAGTGGCTTGCACAGCGAGGCAGCCGCCGCGCCACGGCTGGCCGCGCGCAGGAGTCCCTTGTCGGTGGCCGGCGCCGCCAACACGCGCGACGAGATCACCGGCTACAACAATTTCTACGAGTTTGGCACCGACAAGGCCGATCCGGCCGCCAACGCCGGCCGCCTGGTGACGCGACCGTGGGCCGTACAGATCGACGGCGAGGTGCTCAAGCCGCGTACCTTCGACATCGACGAGCTGCTGAAGCTCGCGCCGCTGGAAGAGCGCATCTACCGCTTGCGCTGTGTCGAAGGCTGGTCGATGGTGATCCCGTGGATAGGCTATTCGCTGTCCGAGGTGCTCAAGCGCGTCGAGCCGACGGGTAAGGCGAAATACGTCGAGTTCACCACGCTCAGGCGCCCCGAGCAGATGATCGGCCAGCGCGGCGCCGTGCTCGACTGGCCCTATGTCGAGGGCCTGCGCATCGACGAGGCGATGCACCCGCTGACGCTGGTCACGCTCGGCCTCTACGGCGAGCTGCTGCCGAACCAGAATGGCGCGCCGGTGCGTATCGCGGTGCCCTGGAAATATGGCTTCAAGAGCGCCAAGTCCATCGTGCGCATCCGCCTGGTCGAGAAGCCGCCGGTGTCGAGCTGGATGCGCGCCAACCCGAGTGAGTACGGCTTCTATTCCAACGTGAACCCACAGGTCGATCACCCGCGCTGGAGCCAGGCGAGCGAGCGGCGTATCGGCGAATTCTTCAAGCGCAAGACGCTGATGTTCAACGGCTACGCCGACCAGGTGGCATCGATGTATACCGGGATGGATCTGCGCAAGTACTTCTGA
- a CDS encoding MalM family protein — MKLRIPLLLLALCAALPVRAEGDASAVKVTPLTEAPPTEISPAVETPPVYKAPHLNNRQPLLSEVSRELGERGKVVVTALIGRDGTLQDAKIAQSSGFPRLDVLALDTARGWQYEPGKRDGKPVLAKVDIPFEFGTLEPQTAKDGKDKAPNPRAAAAARGDRPELCGSSIPNVTKWLPLLTPQPSDIDYPKPVKDRAIDIGRWDPNFDFDSGNSPYLAFELPKYEGPYAIKITSTVNPKLFYPVMLFLDRQKRPTRCLTAAVDRFVPASWSNFASFVGEIPITRESRRDYYVIIFTTPEQAVSSTDPKDGYNLVSWVQDYLWSLVSKDKWNEPQQIPHDYTGMLRIETRKLGGPAEPTRVASNDSH, encoded by the coding sequence ATGAAACTGCGTATTCCCCTGCTGTTGCTTGCCTTGTGTGCCGCCCTGCCCGTCCGGGCCGAAGGCGATGCGTCCGCCGTCAAGGTGACCCCGCTGACCGAAGCCCCGCCGACCGAGATTTCCCCAGCCGTGGAAACCCCGCCGGTCTACAAGGCGCCTCACCTCAACAACCGGCAGCCGTTGCTGAGCGAGGTGTCGCGCGAGCTCGGCGAGCGCGGCAAGGTCGTGGTGACGGCGTTGATCGGCCGTGACGGTACGCTGCAGGATGCGAAGATCGCGCAGAGCAGCGGTTTCCCCCGTCTCGACGTATTGGCGCTCGATACCGCGCGCGGCTGGCAGTACGAGCCGGGCAAGCGCGACGGCAAGCCGGTGCTGGCCAAGGTCGACATCCCCTTCGAATTCGGCACGCTGGAGCCGCAGACCGCCAAGGATGGCAAGGACAAGGCCCCCAACCCCAGGGCAGCAGCAGCGGCCCGTGGCGACCGGCCGGAGCTGTGCGGCAGCAGCATTCCGAATGTCACCAAGTGGCTGCCGCTACTGACCCCGCAGCCCTCGGACATCGACTATCCGAAGCCGGTCAAGGATCGCGCCATCGACATCGGCCGCTGGGACCCGAACTTCGACTTCGACAGCGGCAACAGCCCCTACCTCGCGTTCGAGTTGCCCAAGTACGAAGGCCCCTATGCGATCAAGATCACCAGCACGGTCAACCCCAAGCTGTTCTACCCGGTGATGCTGTTCCTTGATCGCCAGAAGCGCCCGACGCGCTGCCTGACCGCCGCCGTGGACAGGTTCGTGCCGGCCAGCTGGTCGAATTTCGCCAGCTTCGTCGGCGAGATCCCGATCACGCGCGAGTCACGCCGCGACTACTACGTGATCATCTTTACCACGCCCGAGCAGGCGGTTTCGAGCACCGACCCGAAGGACGGCTACAACCTGGTGAGCTGGGTGCAGGACTATCTGTGGAGCCTGGTATCGAAGGACAAATGGAACGAGCCGCAGCAGATCCCGCATGACTACACCGGCATGTTGCGCATCGAGACGCGCAAGCTGGGCGGGCCTGCCGAGCCAACCAGGGTCGCCTCGAACGACTCGCACTGA
- a CDS encoding deoxyribodipyrimidine photo-lyase, with product MPSPRYSRSLCWFRRDLRNYDHAALYHALKHSRQVYCVFVFDRDILDALPSRHDRRVEFIWRSVAELRRALRADGGELIVLHERAVEAIPQLAQALGAEAVFSNRDYEPAAIARDAAVEAALAAQGVDFPQCKDQVIFERDEVLTLAGTPFSVFTPYKNAWLKRLTPFHVTAYPVERYLAALAPHEAGPMPTLADLGFAPTNLGELGVRCGMAGGTALLGDFLARIDRYHEARDFPAVKGVSYLSAHLRFGTVSIRQLARAAWDGSQPGAGPGHACWLSELIWRDFYQQILWHFPHVVGHAFKPAYEHIAFPNDPARFAAWREGRTGYPIVDAAMRQLAHSGYMHNRLRMIAASFLVKDLHVDWRWGERHFAEQLIDFDLAANNGGWQWAASTGCDAQPYFRIFNPVTQSEKFDPQGSFIRRYVPELARCPERYLHAPWTMPLTAQQACGIRVGHDYPAPLVDHAQARAVALALFAKD from the coding sequence ATGCCGTCTCCCCGCTATTCGCGCAGCTTGTGCTGGTTTCGCCGCGACCTGCGCAATTACGACCACGCCGCGCTATACCACGCGTTGAAACACAGCCGGCAGGTCTATTGCGTTTTCGTGTTCGATCGCGACATCCTCGATGCGCTACCAAGCCGTCACGACCGGCGCGTGGAGTTCATCTGGCGCAGCGTCGCCGAGCTCAGGCGGGCATTGCGTGCCGACGGCGGTGAGCTGATCGTACTGCATGAGCGCGCCGTCGAGGCCATTCCACAGCTGGCACAGGCTCTCGGGGCCGAGGCCGTGTTCAGCAACCGCGACTACGAGCCTGCCGCCATCGCGCGCGACGCGGCGGTCGAGGCCGCCCTCGCCGCGCAGGGCGTGGACTTCCCGCAATGCAAGGACCAGGTGATCTTCGAGCGCGACGAGGTGCTGACCCTGGCCGGCACGCCGTTCAGCGTGTTCACGCCCTACAAGAATGCATGGCTGAAGCGGCTGACGCCGTTCCATGTGACGGCCTACCCGGTCGAGCGCTATCTCGCGGCGCTGGCCCCGCACGAGGCCGGGCCGATGCCGACGCTGGCGGACCTCGGCTTTGCCCCGACCAATCTGGGCGAGCTCGGCGTCCGCTGCGGCATGGCGGGTGGCACGGCGCTGCTCGGCGATTTTCTCGCCCGCATCGACCGCTATCACGAGGCGCGCGATTTCCCGGCGGTGAAGGGTGTGTCCTACCTGTCGGCACACCTGCGCTTCGGCACTGTGTCGATCCGCCAGCTGGCACGGGCCGCCTGGGACGGCAGCCAGCCCGGTGCCGGGCCGGGCCATGCCTGCTGGCTGTCGGAGCTGATCTGGCGCGACTTCTATCAGCAGATCCTGTGGCATTTTCCGCACGTCGTGGGCCACGCGTTCAAGCCGGCCTACGAGCACATCGCCTTTCCCAACGACCCGGCCAGGTTTGCCGCATGGCGCGAGGGCAGGACAGGCTACCCGATCGTCGACGCCGCCATGCGTCAACTCGCGCATTCCGGCTATATGCACAACCGGCTGCGCATGATCGCGGCCTCCTTCCTGGTGAAGGACCTGCACGTCGACTGGCGCTGGGGCGAGCGCCATTTCGCCGAACAGCTGATCGACTTCGACCTCGCCGCCAACAACGGCGGCTGGCAATGGGCGGCCTCGACCGGCTGCGATGCCCAGCCCTATTTCCGCATCTTCAACCCGGTCACCCAATCGGAAAAGTTCGATCCGCAGGGCAGCTTCATCCGCCGCTACGTGCCGGAGCTCGCACGCTGTCCCGAGCGCTATCTGCACGCGCCGTGGACCATGCCGCTGACGGCACAGCAGGCATGCGGCATACGGGTCGGGCACGACTACCCGGCACCGCTGGTCGATCATGCGCAGGCACGCGCGGTCGCACTGGCGCTGTTCGCAAAAGACTGA
- a CDS encoding YqgE/AlgH family protein, which translates to MQSVNLTNHFLIAMPNMADPYFQRSLTYICEHNENGALGIVVNRPIDLTMEGLFEQIGIELSRGDLAEMPVYFGGPVQMDRGFVLHNPLGSWQSTMAMNESFGLTTSKDILQAVGEGRGPGRIMVTLGYAGWDAGQLEQELAQNAWLTVEASQDIIFEMPAEERYDAAMHRLGVDFGNLSDQAGHA; encoded by the coding sequence ATGCAAAGCGTGAATCTGACCAACCATTTTCTGATCGCCATGCCCAATATGGCCGACCCGTATTTCCAGCGCTCGCTCACCTATATCTGCGAGCACAATGAAAACGGGGCGCTCGGTATCGTCGTCAACCGACCTATCGACCTGACCATGGAAGGCCTGTTCGAGCAGATCGGCATCGAGCTGAGCCGGGGCGACTTGGCCGAGATGCCCGTCTACTTCGGCGGCCCGGTGCAGATGGATCGCGGATTCGTGCTGCACAACCCGCTCGGCAGCTGGCAATCGACCATGGCGATGAATGAGAGCTTCGGCCTCACCACCTCCAAGGATATCCTGCAGGCCGTCGGCGAGGGCCGTGGCCCCGGGCGCATCATGGTGACGCTCGGCTATGCCGGCTGGGATGCCGGCCAGCTTGAGCAGGAGCTCGCGCAGAATGCCTGGCTCACCGTCGAGGCAAGCCAGGACATCATTTTCGAGATGCCGGCGGAAGAGCGCTACGACGCCGCCATGCACCGCCTCGGCGTCGATTTCGGCAACCTGTCGGATCAGGCCGGACATGCCTGA
- the ruvX gene encoding Holliday junction resolvase RuvX produces the protein MPEAALPDSGGVLAFDFGEKRIGVATGDLSVRLATPLTMIATDSNDERFARIGALIAEWQPALLVVGLPTHMDGTEHELTRLCRKFANRLHGRFALPVRLVDERLSSAVADGMLAEIGLSAKKRKPALDQVAALQILQAFFDHPEASVAHNAASNSSSTTE, from the coding sequence ATGCCTGAGGCCGCACTGCCCGACAGCGGCGGTGTGCTGGCCTTCGATTTCGGTGAAAAGCGCATCGGCGTTGCCACCGGCGACCTGTCCGTCCGCCTTGCCACGCCGTTGACGATGATCGCGACGGACAGCAACGACGAGCGTTTTGCCCGCATCGGCGCGTTGATTGCCGAGTGGCAGCCGGCGCTGCTGGTCGTGGGCCTGCCCACCCACATGGATGGCACCGAACATGAATTGACGCGGCTCTGCCGCAAATTTGCGAACCGGCTCCATGGCCGGTTTGCTTTACCCGTGCGGCTCGTCGACGAGCGCCTGTCCTCCGCCGTGGCGGATGGCATGCTGGCCGAAATCGGCCTCAGCGCCAAAAAGCGCAAGCCTGCGCTCGACCAGGTCGCCGCACTCCAGATACTGCAAGCGTTTTTTGACCACCCCGAGGCAAGCGTGGCCCACAATGCCGCGTCCAACTCATCCAGCACGACGGAATGA